The following proteins are encoded in a genomic region of Vibrio taketomensis:
- a CDS encoding LysR family substrate-binding domain-containing protein, whose translation MHCVDGKRVDVIFCRDQPLLNDQQFVRRQIYVDDLVAVVPSNHHLANKSELSIADLNKERFMMFHRAVWSNVFKHILDLCEQHGFTPQMSYYPDNMRHMATFVSSGLGVSIAPSCIKFLTNEHCVCRRIKELSYPMPLYMYYHKENTSVELDSFVKICEEHKVRIENMIGN comes from the coding sequence ATGCACTGCGTTGATGGAAAACGTGTCGACGTTATTTTCTGCCGTGATCAACCACTATTGAATGATCAACAGTTTGTTCGACGTCAAATTTACGTAGATGATTTGGTGGCTGTTGTACCAAGTAATCATCATTTAGCGAATAAATCAGAGCTCTCCATAGCAGATTTGAATAAAGAGCGTTTTATGATGTTCCACAGAGCAGTTTGGTCTAATGTTTTCAAACATATACTGGATTTATGTGAACAACATGGCTTTACACCACAAATGAGTTACTACCCAGACAATATGCGGCATATGGCGACTTTCGTCTCATCGGGATTAGGGGTATCAATTGCTCCAAGCTGTATCAAGTTTCTAACCAACGAGCACTGCGTTTGTCGACGTATCAAAGAATTGAGCTACCCAATGCCGCTGTATATGTATTACCACAAAGAAAATACGAGCGTAGAGTTAGATAGTTTTGTGAAAATATGTGAGGAACATAAAGTCCGCATTGAAAACATGATAGGTAATTAA
- a CDS encoding SDR family oxidoreductase, producing METAECEKLVKNLLRTGGMDVLINNAGGLGGRENLENIDDEFCNRVMDLNARSALMTTKYSILIYAHRLRNLVKRLVLSVRFNAAREGGGVGAGIYAASKAWLHDIHRNWVKEFTKDGIRFNIVSPGTIDTAFHDGKSDELKAAIANSIPMGRFGRIDEVAPTFAFFHMHVLVISRVKSLM from the coding sequence ATGGAAACGGCGGAATGTGAAAAGCTAGTAAAGAATTTACTGCGCACTGGTGGTATGGATGTATTGATCAACAATGCAGGTGGTTTAGGTGGTCGTGAGAACTTAGAAAACATCGACGATGAATTCTGCAACCGTGTTATGGATTTGAATGCACGTTCTGCGTTAATGACAACTAAGTATTCGATTCTCATCTACGCGCATCGGCTGCGGAATCTGGTGAAACGGCTTGTGTTATCAGTACGGTTCAACGCCGCTCGCGAAGGCGGTGGTGTTGGTGCAGGTATTTATGCAGCATCAAAAGCATGGTTGCATGATATTCACCGTAACTGGGTTAAAGAATTCACGAAAGATGGTATTCGTTTCAATATTGTTTCTCCAGGCACCATTGATACAGCATTCCACGATGGCAAATCAGATGAACTAAAAGCGGCGATTGCAAACAGCATCCCTATGGGTCGTTTTGGTCGTATCGATGAAGTCGCACCAACGTTCGCTTTCTTTCACATGCATGTGCTGGTTATATCACGGGTCAAATCCTTGATGTAA
- a CDS encoding chondroitinase-B domain-containing protein translates to MGFSTTSQFPSNSSFSHNLMINMDGEQELIAVKSGGNKIDGNTIYQSAGLISLRHGKANNIENNIIIGAHKAQTGGIRIYDEDHVIHNNYIIQTAGGDEGLPVMPMCEQDSNQHRYY, encoded by the coding sequence ATGGGATTTAGCACCACATCGCAGTTTCCTTCTAATTCTAGTTTCAGCCATAACTTAATGATAAATATGGATGGTGAACAAGAATTAATAGCTGTGAAATCAGGCGGTAATAAAATTGACGGAAATACGATTTATCAATCGGCCGGCTTAATTTCTCTAAGACACGGCAAAGCCAATAACATTGAAAATAATATCATTATTGGCGCCCATAAAGCACAGACTGGCGGCATTCGTATTTACGATGAAGACCACGTAATCCATAACAATTACATCATACAAACTGCTGGGGGCGATGAGGGGTTGCCGGTAATGCCGATGTGCGAGCAGGATAGTAATCAACACCGGTATTATTGA